ATTTTGATAAAATTTCTATTATTAGTGATGATTTATATGGAGATATTTTGCCTGCTAAAAATCTTGGAATGAGAGGGATTTTGGTTTTAAGTGGGAAAATAAAAAGTGAAAATGAGGTTACTAAAAAACCTGATGAGATTTATAAAAATATAGGAGAGTTTTTAAAATATTTAAAAATGGAGAAATAAATGGAAGAGAAGTTAAAAGAGTTAAGAAAAAAAATTGATGAAATTGATAATGAGATTTTAAGACTTCTTAATAAAAGAATGGAAATTGTAAAAGAGGTTGGAAAACTAAAAAATAATACTAATGCTCCAATTTATAGACCTGAGAGAGAAAAAGAAATAATAAATAGATTAACTAATCTTTCTAAAAAAGAGGGTGGTATTTTAAGTAAAGATGAGATTGAAGCAATATTTTTAGAGATATTTGCAATAAGTAGAAGTTTAGAGAGAAAAGAAAAAATAGCATTTTTAGGACCGGTTGGTACTTATACTCATCAAGCAGCGGAGAGTAGATTTGGAGCTAATGCTAAATATTTACCTGTTATGAATATTGAAGGAGTTTTTAAAACAGTAGCTAATAAAGAAGCTAAATATGGAGTTGTTCCAATTGAAAATAACACCGAAGGTGTTGTAGGTGTTACACTTGATAGTTTAAAAAAATATGATGTAAAAATTGTTGCTGAAATTTGTATGGAAATTCATCACTCTTTTGCAAGTTATTGTGAAGATATTTCAAAAATAAAGAGAATATATTCACATCCCCAAGGTTATAATCAATGTTTAGGATTTTTGGAAACATATGGACTTTTAGATGTAGAGTTTATTCCAACAAAATCAACAGCAGAAGCTGCTCAAATTGCAAGTAAAGATAAAGAAGGTGCTGCTATATGTTCAAAAATTGCAGCAAAACTTTATAATGTTCCATTACTTTTTGAAAAAATAGAAGATAATAAAGCAAATCGTACCAGATTTATAATAATAAGTGATTTTAAAACTAAAAAAAGTGGAAACGATAAAACATCTATTATTGCAAAAACTTCTCATAAATCAGGTGCATTATTTGAATTGCTTAAAAAATTCAAAGATAGAGATATAAATCTTTTAAAAATAGAAAGTAGACCACTTAAAGATGATACTTTTAATACTTGGTTTTATATAGATTTTGAAGGTCATATTGATGATGAGAAAATAAAAGAGTTAATTGAAGAAGAAAATATGATTTGGCTTGGTAGTTATTTGAAAGATTGTGAATAAAGGAAGAGAATGTTTGAAAGTTTAGAGCAATTAAAAACATATGAGGCAGGAAAACCAATTGAGCTTGTAGTTAGAGAATATGGAATAAAACCACAAAATATTATAAAACTTGCAAGTAATGAAAATCCATATGGTCCATCACCAAAAGTTATAGAAAAAGTAAGAAAAAATGCTACTTTAATGCACAGATATCCTGATGATAGTTTTTATGAATTAAAAGAAGGGTTATCTAAAAAATTTGATATTAAGAGTGAAAATATTATTATTGGGGCAGGGAGTGACCAAGTTTTAGAATTTGCTATACATGGTATAAAGCCAAAAAAAGTATTAATGGCAGGAATTACTTTTGCAATGTATGAGATATTTTCAAAACAAGTAGGGGCTGAAATTTTAAAAACACCTTCTAAAACTCATAATTTAGAAGAATTTTATGAAATATATAAAAAAGAAAAACCAGAAATTATTTTTTTGTGTATTCCAAATAATCCACTTGGTGAGTGTTTAAATAGTAATGAGGTTTTTGATTTTATTGAGAAAATTGATGAAGAGACATTAATAATTATTGATGGTGCTTATCAAGAGTTTGCTTCTTTTAAAGATAAAAATAAAGAGATAAAGCCAAAAGATATCTTAAAATATAAAAATGTATTATATACCGGGACATTTAGCAAAGCTTACGGGCTTGGTGGTATGAGAGTTGGGTATGGAATTGCAAATGAATTTATTATTAAAAATCTTCATAAGTTAAGACCTCCTTTTAATATTTCAATTCTTTCATTAATTGCTTCAATTGAAAGCTTAAAAGATAAAGATTGGGTTAGAATGGGTATTGAAAATAATTTTAAAGAGATGCAAAAATATATTGATTTTGCAAATGAGAATAATTTAGAATATATAGAAAGTTTTACAAATTTTATTGTTTTATACATAAATAATTCTACAAAAGTAGCTAATGAATTGCTAAAAAAAGGTATAATTATAAGAGATATGGCAAGTTATGGTTTTTCTGCTATTAGAATTACTATTGGAAAACCAAGTGAAAATGATATATTATTAAAAAATCTAAGGGAATTAATTGAACTTTGAAGCTATATTTAAACAAATTATAGATTTTTTTAATCAATTAAATAAAAAGCAAAAATATATTATTATAGGTTCAATTATTTCTGTTGTTTTGATTATAACTTTTTTAATAGTTTATAACTCTTCTACTACAAAAAAAGAGTCAAACTATGCTATTTTATTTGAAAATTTAAAACCACAAGATGCAGCCTTAATAGTTCAATACCTTGATAAAAAACAAATACCTTATAAAATACCTGAAAATGGGATAATAGAAGTTCCAAAAGATATAGTTGGGAAAGTTAGACTTGATGTTGCAGCTCAGGGCCTTCCTAAATCTTCAAAAGTTGGATTTGAAATTTTTGATAAAAATTCTTTTGGTGCTACTGACTTTGAACAAAGAGTTAAATATTTAAGGGCATTAGAAGGAGAACTTGCTAAAACTATTGAGTCAATCTCTGCGGTTGAGAGTGCAAAAGTAAATATTGCAATTCCAAAAGAGAGCGTTTTTGTTGAAAATCAAACTCCACCTACTGCTTCAATTTTAATAAAACTTAGACCAAATATGACATTAACTCCAAAACAAATAGAAGGGATAAAATGGCTTGTTGCAGCTGCTGTACCTAAATTAAAACCAGAAAATGTAAAAATAGTAGATCAATATGGTAATCCACTTGGTGAGAATAGCGAAGCAGTTGCTAATAGTGAATTATTAAAAGCTGAACTTTTGTATAAAAAAAGATTGGAAAAAGCGCTTGAAGATAAAATATCGTCTTTAATTGCACCAATTGTTGGAGGGAAAAATAAAGTAGTTGCAAAAGTGAGTTTAGATATAGATTTTTCAAAAGTAAAATCCAAAGCTACAATTTATTCACCTGATAATGTGGTAAGAAGTGAACAAACTCTTGAAGAGAGTAGAATTGGTACAAAACCAAAAGAAGTTGGTGGAGTTCCTGGGGCTGTTAGTAATATTGGACCTGTACAAGGTACAAAAAATAATCAAATAGTAGATAAATATAATAAAACAGAAACTACTACTAATTATGAAATATCTACCACAATAAAAGATATAAAAGATGATTATCCTAAAATAAAAAGAATTACAGCAGCTGTTGTAGTTGATGGATATTATAAAAAAGATAAAGATGGGAAAATTAAGTTTGTACCATTAAGTGAGATGCAAATAAAAAGTATTGAAAACTTAGTAAAAAATGCAATAGGAATAGACCCAAAAAGAGGCGATAGTGTAAGTGTTAGTAGTTTTCAATTTAATCAGCCAACATCTAATGCTCCACAAACTCCAGTAGGAAAAGTTATGAGTATGGTAAGTATGTATTTAGGACCTTTTGAGAGTATTTTTAAATATTTATTTTTAGCAATAGTATTATTTGTTTTTTATAAAAAAGTAATTAATCCCTTTACTCAAAAAATGCTTGAAACTCCTGTTAAAGAAGAAGAGCCTATTAAAGAAGAAATTCATATTGATGAAGAAGAAATTGAATCAACTTATGATAAAATAAAAGAATTAAAAGAAAAAGTAGAACAACAACTTGGAATAAGTGGTGAAATAAATGAAGAAGAATTAAAATATGAAGTTTTACTCGAAAGAGTAACAAAGATGGTTGAAGATAATCCAGAACAAGTTGCAAAAGTATTAGAAAATCTATTAAAAGAGGAGCATCCTCAAACATAAAGGATTTTTTATGGCATTATCACCTCAGCAGCAAGCAATTTTAGAAGAATTATCTATGGCAGAAAAAATTGCAATCTTACTTATTCAAGTTGGAGAAGATTTAACTGCTCAAATTTTTTCATATATGGATGTTGAGACAATAACAGAAGTTTCTAAATATATTGCAACAGCAAGAGCAATAGATAAAGCAATTGCAGCAGCAGTTTTAGAAGAATTTTATGTTATTTTTCAATCTAATCAATATATTGCAAGTGGGGGGCTTGATTATGCAAAAGAGATTCTTTATAAAGCATTAGGTCCAGAAGAGGCAAAAAAAGTTTTAGATAAATTAGCAAAATCTCTTCAAAGCGAGCAAACTTTTGGTTTTTTACAAAAAGTAAAACCTCAACAACTTGCAGATTTTATTGTAAATGAACATCCTCAAACAATTGCACTTATATTAGCTCATATGGACCCAAGTAGTGCAGCAGAAACACTTAGTTATTTTCCAGATGAAATTAGGGCTGAGGTGTTAATGAGAATGAGTAATCTTGGAGACATTTCACCACAAGTTATTAAAAAAGTTAGTGCAATTCTTGAAACTAAGCTTGAATCTCTAACGGGATATAAAGTAGAAATTGGTGGTGTTAGATTTGTTGCTGAAATTTTTAATAGACTTGGTCAAAAAGCTGCAAAATCAACTTTAAAATATATCGAACAAATCAATAATAAACTTGCAGAAGAGATAAAAGAGAAAATGTTTACTTTTGAAGATATAATTAAGCTTGATAACACTGCAATTAGAGAAATTTTAAAAGAAGTTGATAAAAATACATTAATGATAGCCCTAAAAGGTGCACCAGAAGAATTAAAACAGAAATTTTTATCAAACATGTCTCAAAGAGCAGCAGCTGCTTTTGAAGAGGAAATGCAGTTTTTAGGACCTGTAAAAGTTAAAGAAGTAGAAGCTGCTCAAAGAAAAGTAATAGAAGTAGTTCAAAAACTTGCAGAAGAAGGTAAAGTAAGTATTGGAGCAGAGGAAGAGATAATTGAGTAAAATAATTAATGATAAAAAGACAAAAAAGCATATTATAAAACCATATAAGTTTAAACAATTAGATGAAACTGGTAATACAATGAGTGAAGAATTTATTACTTTTAGTGATAATTCTAAAAAAGAAAATGAAAAAAAAGATATAGATATAGAAATTAAAGATAATGAAAAGCAACATAGTAGTGAAATTATAGAGAACTTATTGTCTAAAATAGAAGAGCTTTCTAATAGTATAATAACTTCACAGCTTAATTTTGAAAAAGAGATTAAAAAATGTCATGAAGAATCTCAAATAAAAATTAAAGAAGCTTTTGAAGAAGGATATAATAAATCAAAAGAAGAATGTGAAAAAGAATGTCAAAAAAAACTTCAACAAACACAAGAGATTTATCAAGATTCAATAAAAAAACTTGAAGAAATTACTAAGATTTTTAATAAGAAAATTGAAGAGATTGAAAAAGAACTTGTAGCAGTTGCACTTGATATTGCAAAAGAGGTATTGCAAAAGGAAGTAACAACTGATTCAAAAAATATAGCTCTTTCTCTTGCAAAATCTTTATTAAATGATATAAAAGAAGCAAGTAAAGTTACAATAAAGATTAATCCAGAAGATGCAGAATATGTTAAAAAACATATAAAAGATATTGAAATTATTCCTGATGAAGCTGTTAAAAAAGGTGGTATTGTAATTATTAGTGATGTAGGAAATATTGATGGAGATATTGAAGAGAGGTTCAATACAGTAAAAGAAGCTATTGTAAATAAATGAAGGGTATAAATGGAGAGAATAGATGTTAAAAATATGAATATAATTGAATTAGAAAATTTAGCAAAAAAAATTAGAGAAAGAATTTTAGATGTTGTTTCAAGAAAAGGAGGCCATCTAAGTTCCACACTTGGAGCGGTGGAATTAATAATAGGAATGCATTATGTATTTGATGTAGAAAAAGACCCCTTTATTTTTGATGTATCTCATCAAGCTTATGCTCATAAGCTTTTAACTGGAAGATGGGAAGAGTTTGAGACTTTAAGACAATTTGGTGGAATAAGTGGTTATACAAGACCAAGTGAAAGTAAATATGACTATTTTTCAGCTGGGCATTCTTCAACTTCAATTTCAGTGGCAGTTGGTGTAGCAAAAGCTATAAAACTTAAAAATGAGGATAGAATTCCAGTTGTTTTGATAGGCGATGGCGCTATGAGTGCCGGAATGGTTTATGAAGCATTAAATGAACTTGGAGATTTAAAGCTTCCTGTGGTTATTATATTAAATGATAATGAAATGAGTATTGGAAGGCCAATTGGTGCTATTAGTAAATATCTAACAAAACTTAAAGCTGGAAGAGTTTATCAAAATTTTAAAGAGAGATTTAAAAAACTTCTTGATAAAGCACCAAGCGATGTAAAATATGCAGCTAAAAAGTTTGAAGAACTTTTTAGTGTAAATGGGGTATTTTTTGAAGAAATGGGACTTGAGTATATAGGACCAATTGATGGGCATAATTTAGAAGAGATAATAGAAGTTTTAAAAGTAGCAAAAGAGTTAAAAAAACCTGTAATAGTACATGCAAAAACAATAAAAGGAAAAGGATATAAACAAGCAGAAGGATATTATGAACATTGGCATGGAGTTTCTCCTTTTAATATTAAAACAGGGGAGCCTCTTAAAAAATCTACTCTTAATGCTACAAAAGTTTTTTCTAAAAAATTATTAGAGTTAGCAAGAGAGGATAAAAAAATAGTTGGAGTTACAGCTGCAATGCCAAGTGGTACTGGAATGAAAGAATTGATGAAAGAATTTCCTGAGAGGTTTTGGGATGTAGGAATAGCCGAACAACACGCAGTAACTTCAATGGCACCACTTGCAAAAGAAGGATTTATTCCTTTTGTTGCTATTTATTCTACATTTTTACAAAGAGGATATGACCAAATAATTCATGATGTTTGTTTAGATAATTATCCTGTTAGATTTGCAATTGATAGGGCCGGAATTGTAGGGGCTGATGGAGAAACTCATCAGGGTGTTTTTGATGTTGGGTATTTAAGGATTTTGCCAAATATTACTCTTTTTGCCCCAAGAGACTTTGAGAGTTTAAAAAAGGCTGTTGAGTTTGCTTATAAATTTGATAAGGGTCCAATAGCATTTAGATATCCAAGAGGGGCATTTAGTTTAGAAGATGAGATTTTTGAAGCAAAAGATTACGAGCTTGGAAAGGGCGAAGTATTAATTGATAGTAAAGATATTATGTTAATTGCTTATGGTAATGGAGTTGGAAAAGCATATGAAGTATATAATATTTTAAAAGATGAATTTGATATTGGATTAGTAGATTTAAGGTTTGTAAAACCTTTTGATAAAGAGCTTTTAAAAAATTTAAAAGCAAAAAAATGGTATGTAATAAGTGATAATGCAAAAGAAGGTGGAATTGCTGAAATGCTTAGTGAATTTGCTAATAAAGAGAATTTAAATGTAAAAATAGAAAGTTTTGAATATCCTGATAAATTTATTCCACATGGAGATGTAAAAAGTGTTGAGAGACTTTTAAGAGTTGATGTTGATAGTATAGTTAAAAAGATAAAGGAAGATAATGGCTAAGGCAGTATTTGGAGGAGGGTGTTTTTGGTGTTTAGATGCCATTTTTAGAAAAGTAGATGGGGTTAGAGAAGTTGTTTGTGGTTATGCAGGTGGAAGAAGGCCTAATCCAACTTACGAGCAAGTCTGCACGGGAGTTACAGGACATGCTGAGGTTGTAGAGATTGATTATGATGAAAATAAAATAAGTTATGAAGAGCTTTTAGATATATTTTTTGAAATACACGACCCAACTCAGCTAAATAGACAAGGGAATGATATTGGAACTCAATATCGTTCAATTATTTTATATTTAGATGAAAATCAAAAACAAAAAGCTTTAAATAAAATTGAAGAATTAAGAAAAAGAGGACAAAATATTGTTACAGAAGTTAAACCTCTTGAAGCTTTTTATAAAGCAGAAGATTATCATCAAAATTATTTTGAAAAAAATCCTCATAATCCATATTGTCAATATGTAGTTGCACCAAAAGTTGAAAAATTTTTGCAAAAATATAAATAAAAGTTGTATAATTAATAAAAAAGGAGGGGAAATGAATTTAGAAGAGTTAATTAAAATTGGAGTTGGTGGAGTTTTTTTAGCAAAAGAAAAATTAGAAGAATTTATTAATGAAGCAAAAAAAAGAG
This Caminibacter mediatlanticus TB-2 DNA region includes the following protein-coding sequences:
- the fliG gene encoding flagellar motor switch protein FliG, whose product is MALSPQQQAILEELSMAEKIAILLIQVGEDLTAQIFSYMDVETITEVSKYIATARAIDKAIAAAVLEEFYVIFQSNQYIASGGLDYAKEILYKALGPEEAKKVLDKLAKSLQSEQTFGFLQKVKPQQLADFIVNEHPQTIALILAHMDPSSAAETLSYFPDEIRAEVLMRMSNLGDISPQVIKKVSAILETKLESLTGYKVEIGGVRFVAEIFNRLGQKAAKSTLKYIEQINNKLAEEIKEKMFTFEDIIKLDNTAIREILKEVDKNTLMIALKGAPEELKQKFLSNMSQRAAAAFEEEMQFLGPVKVKEVEAAQRKVIEVVQKLAEEGKVSIGAEEEIIE
- a CDS encoding FliH/SctL family protein, whose amino-acid sequence is MSKIINDKKTKKHIIKPYKFKQLDETGNTMSEEFITFSDNSKKENEKKDIDIEIKDNEKQHSSEIIENLLSKIEELSNSIITSQLNFEKEIKKCHEESQIKIKEAFEEGYNKSKEECEKECQKKLQQTQEIYQDSIKKLEEITKIFNKKIEEIEKELVAVALDIAKEVLQKEVTTDSKNIALSLAKSLLNDIKEASKVTIKINPEDAEYVKKHIKDIEIIPDEAVKKGGIVIISDVGNIDGDIEERFNTVKEAIVNK
- the fliF gene encoding flagellar basal-body MS-ring/collar protein FliF, coding for MNFEAIFKQIIDFFNQLNKKQKYIIIGSIISVVLIITFLIVYNSSTTKKESNYAILFENLKPQDAALIVQYLDKKQIPYKIPENGIIEVPKDIVGKVRLDVAAQGLPKSSKVGFEIFDKNSFGATDFEQRVKYLRALEGELAKTIESISAVESAKVNIAIPKESVFVENQTPPTASILIKLRPNMTLTPKQIEGIKWLVAAAVPKLKPENVKIVDQYGNPLGENSEAVANSELLKAELLYKKRLEKALEDKISSLIAPIVGGKNKVVAKVSLDIDFSKVKSKATIYSPDNVVRSEQTLEESRIGTKPKEVGGVPGAVSNIGPVQGTKNNQIVDKYNKTETTTNYEISTTIKDIKDDYPKIKRITAAVVVDGYYKKDKDGKIKFVPLSEMQIKSIENLVKNAIGIDPKRGDSVSVSSFQFNQPTSNAPQTPVGKVMSMVSMYLGPFESIFKYLFLAIVLFVFYKKVINPFTQKMLETPVKEEEPIKEEIHIDEEEIESTYDKIKELKEKVEQQLGISGEINEEELKYEVLLERVTKMVEDNPEQVAKVLENLLKEEHPQT
- the hisC gene encoding histidinol-phosphate transaminase; this translates as MFESLEQLKTYEAGKPIELVVREYGIKPQNIIKLASNENPYGPSPKVIEKVRKNATLMHRYPDDSFYELKEGLSKKFDIKSENIIIGAGSDQVLEFAIHGIKPKKVLMAGITFAMYEIFSKQVGAEILKTPSKTHNLEEFYEIYKKEKPEIIFLCIPNNPLGECLNSNEVFDFIEKIDEETLIIIDGAYQEFASFKDKNKEIKPKDILKYKNVLYTGTFSKAYGLGGMRVGYGIANEFIIKNLHKLRPPFNISILSLIASIESLKDKDWVRMGIENNFKEMQKYIDFANENNLEYIESFTNFIVLYINNSTKVANELLKKGIIIRDMASYGFSAIRITIGKPSENDILLKNLRELIEL
- the pheA gene encoding prephenate dehydratase; the encoded protein is MEEKLKELRKKIDEIDNEILRLLNKRMEIVKEVGKLKNNTNAPIYRPEREKEIINRLTNLSKKEGGILSKDEIEAIFLEIFAISRSLERKEKIAFLGPVGTYTHQAAESRFGANAKYLPVMNIEGVFKTVANKEAKYGVVPIENNTEGVVGVTLDSLKKYDVKIVAEICMEIHHSFASYCEDISKIKRIYSHPQGYNQCLGFLETYGLLDVEFIPTKSTAEAAQIASKDKEGAAICSKIAAKLYNVPLLFEKIEDNKANRTRFIIISDFKTKKSGNDKTSIIAKTSHKSGALFELLKKFKDRDINLLKIESRPLKDDTFNTWFYIDFEGHIDDEKIKELIEEENMIWLGSYLKDCE
- the dxs gene encoding 1-deoxy-D-xylulose-5-phosphate synthase; the protein is MERIDVKNMNIIELENLAKKIRERILDVVSRKGGHLSSTLGAVELIIGMHYVFDVEKDPFIFDVSHQAYAHKLLTGRWEEFETLRQFGGISGYTRPSESKYDYFSAGHSSTSISVAVGVAKAIKLKNEDRIPVVLIGDGAMSAGMVYEALNELGDLKLPVVIILNDNEMSIGRPIGAISKYLTKLKAGRVYQNFKERFKKLLDKAPSDVKYAAKKFEELFSVNGVFFEEMGLEYIGPIDGHNLEEIIEVLKVAKELKKPVIVHAKTIKGKGYKQAEGYYEHWHGVSPFNIKTGEPLKKSTLNATKVFSKKLLELAREDKKIVGVTAAMPSGTGMKELMKEFPERFWDVGIAEQHAVTSMAPLAKEGFIPFVAIYSTFLQRGYDQIIHDVCLDNYPVRFAIDRAGIVGADGETHQGVFDVGYLRILPNITLFAPRDFESLKKAVEFAYKFDKGPIAFRYPRGAFSLEDEIFEAKDYELGKGEVLIDSKDIMLIAYGNGVGKAYEVYNILKDEFDIGLVDLRFVKPFDKELLKNLKAKKWYVISDNAKEGGIAEMLSEFANKENLNVKIESFEYPDKFIPHGDVKSVERLLRVDVDSIVKKIKEDNG
- the msrA gene encoding peptide-methionine (S)-S-oxide reductase MsrA yields the protein MAKAVFGGGCFWCLDAIFRKVDGVREVVCGYAGGRRPNPTYEQVCTGVTGHAEVVEIDYDENKISYEELLDIFFEIHDPTQLNRQGNDIGTQYRSIILYLDENQKQKALNKIEELRKRGQNIVTEVKPLEAFYKAEDYHQNYFEKNPHNPYCQYVVAPKVEKFLQKYK